The following coding sequences are from one Epinephelus fuscoguttatus linkage group LG7, E.fuscoguttatus.final_Chr_v1 window:
- the wfdc2 gene encoding WAP four-disulfide core domain protein 3 isoform X1 has translation MEPHWSAVCALVLALGAFVHFDIVSAAGADGNKTVILPKPGHCPRRLNVVPSHKGCVCDEDCPADHKCCVFDCGAVCVPPAFTKPGVCPRRKWGSGPCAEFCSNDSDCPSNEKCCHNGCGHECIVPYTVKRGRCALPQGTPMCAEYCYHDGQCPGEQKCCKTTCGHACSEPC, from the exons ATGGAGCCACACTGGTCGGCAGTTTGTGCACTGGTTTTAGCTCTCGGTGCATTTGTGCACTTTGACATAGTTTctgctgcaggagctgatggaaaTAAAAcag TGATTCTTCCCAAACCAGGCCACTGCCCACGTCGCCTTAATGTTGTCCCATCACAtaagggctgtgtgtgtgatgaagacTGTCCTGCTGACCACAAATGCTGTGTCTTTGACTGTGGAGCTGTCTGTGTCCCTCCTGCTTTCA CCAAGCCAGGAGTGTGTCCTCGCAGGAAATGGGGCTCAGGACCCTGTGCTGAATTTTGCTCCAACGACAGTGACTGCCCCAGTAATGAGAAGTGCTGTCACAATGGATGTGGACATGAGTGCATTGTACCATACACAG TGAAGCGTGGTCGCTGCGCTCTCCCCCAGGGAACCCCCATGTGTGCTGAGTACTGCTACCATGATGGTCAGTGTCCAGGAGAGCAGAAGTGCTGCAAGACGACCTGCGGCCACGCCTGCAGCGAGCCCTGCTGA
- the wfdc2 gene encoding WAP four-disulfide core domain protein 3 isoform X2: protein MEPHWSAVCALVLALGAFVHFDIVSAAGADGNKTAKPGVCPRRKWGSGPCAEFCSNDSDCPSNEKCCHNGCGHECIVPYTVKRGRCALPQGTPMCAEYCYHDGQCPGEQKCCKTTCGHACSEPC from the exons ATGGAGCCACACTGGTCGGCAGTTTGTGCACTGGTTTTAGCTCTCGGTGCATTTGTGCACTTTGACATAGTTTctgctgcaggagctgatggaaaTAAAAcag CCAAGCCAGGAGTGTGTCCTCGCAGGAAATGGGGCTCAGGACCCTGTGCTGAATTTTGCTCCAACGACAGTGACTGCCCCAGTAATGAGAAGTGCTGTCACAATGGATGTGGACATGAGTGCATTGTACCATACACAG TGAAGCGTGGTCGCTGCGCTCTCCCCCAGGGAACCCCCATGTGTGCTGAGTACTGCTACCATGATGGTCAGTGTCCAGGAGAGCAGAAGTGCTGCAAGACGACCTGCGGCCACGCCTGCAGCGAGCCCTGCTGA
- the LOC125891578 gene encoding uncharacterized protein LOC125891578: MENCNLSKICLPFRKWIHKNNEDGGCCALFPQQTGSHSGHQNPDGSTSESSILDSQRAGRATLVRQAENLCTATKARNDAVLGRLGLPVQDVTLPSPRPPPFPKRSIRSPQRRRRIAPRSDVPRFNTEVIDRHQRPGSLDEEDDSFWEKVLLGSQMAALTCKEAQMADRDQSSTSSLSSVDCQTPSELRAIALIEEPTTPPPPRRAVPLFRRRTSRLPVLSAKHSGAEKEVADGCRLQSAKGKVEAFVERLKCLQLASIPSPRPPAAPKTTPAATPLAPTPPRVPQARKRGTRPGVALRPAKAVSVAGKDTTTDCSPNAAMDKKVKKTELQPLTDPLQSLSACFKLLSLDDWERKIDGLKIIQALAQHHPDTLRTKLHEVCLVLIEEVNNLRSAVACEAMDTLAELYVHLRKAMDPEAEGTGRALLLKLAQTTSAFIHQQANLALDALVDNCSHGRIVSALLNAGLSHRCAAVRGSMAQHLHQLADSLGAARILTAGRTLTERFLLAVSKMCVDGAPEVRHHGQIVLLKLADHKDFIKLWTKIVPVNERSSLDKILKKAKK, encoded by the exons ATGGAGAATTGCAACTTGTCAAAGATCTGCCTCCCATTTCGGAAGTGGATCCACAAGAACAACGAGGATGGTGGT TGTTGTGCTTTATTTCCACAGCAAACTGGGAGCCACAGTGGACATCAAAATCCTGATGGCTCGACCAGTGAGTCCAGCATCCTGGACTCCCAGAGGGCAGGGAGGGCTACGTTAGTTCGCCAGGCAGAAAACCTGTGCACTGCGACGAAAGCCCGAAATGACGCTGTTCTGGGGAGACTGGGACTCCCCGTTCAGGACGTCACCCTGCCTTCACCTCGACCGCCACCTTTCCCAAAAAGAAGCATCAGATCCCCCCAACGAAGAAGGAGGATCGCCCCTCGTTCAGATGTTCCTCGTTTCAACACTGAGGTCATCGACAGACACCAGAGGCCTGGAAGTCTTGATGAGGAGGACGACTCCTTCTGGGAGAAGGTGCTTCTTGGCAGCCAGATGGCTGCCCTCACATGCAAGGAGGCTCAAATGGCAGACCGGGACCAGAGCTCAACCTCCTCCCTCAGCTCGGTTGATTGTCAAACACCCAGTGAGCTGAGGGCCATTGCTCTGATTGAGGAACCaacaactcctcctcctcctcgtcgaGCAGTCCCACTGTTCAGGAGAAGAACGTCTCGTCTGCCTGTACTTTCAGCCAAACACAGTGGAGCAG AGAAAGAGGTAGCCGATGGATGTAGGCTACAATCGGCTAAAGGGAAAGTCGAGGCTTTTGTGGAGAGACTGAAATGCCTCCAGCTCGCCTCCATCCCTTCACCTCGACCTCCAGCAGCTCCAAAGACGACCCCTGCAGCG ACGCCTTTGGCTCCCACCCCTCCAAGAGTTCCCCAGGCCCGGAAACGAGGGACTCGACCCGGGGTGGCCCTGCGTCCCGCAAAAGCCGTCAGCGTGGCAG GTAAGGACACAACCACCGACTGCAGCCCTAACGCTGCAATGGACAAAAAGGTCAAGAAGACGGAGCTACAGCCGTTGACCGACCCTTTGCAGAGCCTGTCTGCCTGTTTCAAGCTGCTCTCCCTAGATGACTG GGAGAGGAAAATCGACGGCTTGAAAATCATTCAGGCTCTTGCACAGCACCACccagacacactgaggacaaaACTGCATGAAGTGTGTCTGGTTCTCATCGAGGAG GTGAACAACTTACGCTCAGCCGTTGCTTGTGAAGCAATGGACACCTTGGCAGAGCTGTACGTTCACCTCCGAAAGGCCATGGACCCAGAGGCAGAGGGAACAGGCCGAGCCTTGCTGCTGAAACTGGCACAGACAACGAGTGCCTTTATTCACCAGCAGGCTAATCTTGCTCTCGACGCCCTGGTAGACAACTGCAGCCATGGTCGCATTGTGAGCGCTCTTTTGAACGCAGGCCTGAG CCACCGATGTGCTGCAGTCAGAGGCAGCATGGCTCAACATCTGCACCAGCTGGCTGACAGCCTGGGAGCAGCTCGCATCTTGACAGCAGGAAGGACACTCACAGAGCGCTTCCTTCTTGCTGTCTCCAAGATGTGTGTCGATGGTGCACCAGAAGTGAG GCACCATGGACAGATAGTTCTCTTAAAATTGGCCGACCACAAGGACTTCATCAAACTGTGGACAAAGATTGTTCCAGTAAACGAAAGATCATCACTGGACAAGATCTTAAAGAAGGCCAAGAAATAG